One window of the Pseudarthrobacter sp. ATCC 49987 genome contains the following:
- a CDS encoding NUDIX domain-containing protein, producing MPGNPETPNAARQVSDEPSPRRLLSSRTVYEGRIWDVVSDSFQLNDDGDPLVRDYIDHPGAVAILPMNDAGEVLLIKQYRHPVGMDLWEIPAGLLDVEGEDFVAGAARELAEEADLVAGTWNVLADFFNSPGSSSEAIRIYLARDLSDVPGHELHVRTDEEAEIELHWIPLEAAVLAVLEGRLHNPSAVVGVLAAAAARADNFTSLRPGDAPWPAHPSQR from the coding sequence ATGCCCGGTAACCCTGAGACCCCCAATGCTGCACGGCAGGTTTCGGACGAACCGAGCCCGCGCCGTCTTTTGTCGTCCCGGACGGTCTACGAAGGCCGGATCTGGGACGTCGTCAGTGACAGTTTCCAACTCAACGACGACGGCGATCCGCTCGTCCGCGACTACATCGACCACCCCGGCGCGGTGGCCATCCTCCCGATGAACGACGCCGGCGAAGTGCTGCTGATCAAGCAGTACCGGCACCCCGTCGGCATGGACCTGTGGGAGATCCCGGCCGGGCTCCTCGATGTCGAAGGCGAGGACTTTGTGGCCGGCGCGGCCAGGGAACTCGCCGAGGAAGCCGACCTCGTCGCCGGCACGTGGAACGTGCTGGCCGACTTCTTCAATTCCCCCGGTTCCTCCAGCGAGGCCATCCGTATCTACCTCGCCCGGGATCTCAGCGACGTGCCCGGCCACGAACTCCACGTCCGCACCGACGAGGAAGCGGAAATCGAGCTGCACTGGATCCCGCTCGAAGCGGCCGTCCTGGCCGTGCTGGAGGGGCGCCTGCACAACCCGTCCGCCGTCGTCGGCGTCCTGGCGGCCGCGGCCGCCCGTGCCGACAACTTCACGAGCCTCCGTCCGGGCGACGCGCCGTGGCCGGCGCATCCCAGCCAGCGCTGA